A single Bacteroidales bacterium DNA region contains:
- a CDS encoding AhpC/TSA family protein: MQKTVLSLFIFILFVSCSSDFEGFKIKGKVNGGKGKTIFLSYSGQTDSVKINSDNEFEFNGTLSEPDFCNLYLDRTNPILLFIDSINNFTIEIKTDAENFAQNYSVSGSKTSQQIKELQSKLIQTFQNVKNLYNTMIANNNDTLHRDSIQSLYVKKSNEIVQQHRQYVFNFIKQNPSSFACLPAIYQAFDSRNPLFNYEWDAYYFNFIDSALNTSHPNSMHAKEFHAQVLQYKQQFANLQSTQLNTQIPTEAPDFLLNTSNGNTFRLSSLRGSFVLLDFWASWCSPCRYENPNLVNAYKKFAKKGLHIVQVSLDKDRNAWLQAIEKDNLSAWTHVSDLQYWNSPVAKLYNVQAIPANFLIDPNGKIIAQNLRGEQLFSTLEQIFSSVKKHKKKK, from the coding sequence ATGCAAAAAACTGTACTAAGTTTATTTATTTTTATCCTATTTGTTTCATGCTCGTCAGATTTCGAAGGTTTTAAAATAAAAGGTAAAGTTAATGGTGGAAAAGGCAAAACTATATTTTTAAGTTACTCTGGCCAAACCGACTCTGTGAAAATAAACTCTGATAATGAGTTTGAATTTAATGGCACTCTATCGGAACCCGATTTTTGTAACTTATATTTAGATAGAACCAATCCTATCTTATTATTTATTGACTCTATTAACAACTTTACTATTGAGATTAAAACCGATGCTGAAAATTTTGCACAAAATTACAGTGTAAGCGGTTCTAAAACATCGCAACAAATAAAAGAATTACAATCAAAACTCATACAAACGTTTCAAAATGTTAAAAATTTATACAACACGATGATTGCAAATAACAACGATACACTCCATCGAGATTCCATTCAAAGTTTGTATGTAAAAAAAAGCAATGAAATTGTACAACAGCACCGGCAATATGTATTTAATTTTATTAAACAAAATCCTTCTTCTTTTGCTTGTTTACCTGCTATTTATCAAGCTTTCGACAGTAGAAACCCTCTTTTTAATTATGAATGGGATGCTTATTATTTCAATTTTATAGATTCTGCTTTAAATACCTCTCATCCCAATTCAATGCATGCAAAAGAATTTCATGCACAAGTATTACAATATAAACAGCAATTTGCTAATCTTCAATCTACACAATTAAACACTCAAATACCAACAGAAGCCCCTGACTTTCTGCTCAACACCTCTAATGGTAATACCTTTCGCTTATCGTCTTTGCGAGGTAGCTTTGTTTTGCTCGATTTTTGGGCATCGTGGTGCAGTCCATGTCGTTACGAAAACCCCAATTTAGTTAATGCATATAAGAAATTTGCAAAAAAGGGGCTCCATATTGTACAAGTTTCTCTTGATAAAGACAGAAACGCATGGTTGCAAGCTATCGAAAAAGATAACTTATCGGCTTGGACACATGTTAGCGATTTGCAATATTGGAACTCGCCTGTGGCTAAACTATATAACGTACAAGCAATTCCGGCTAACTTTTTAATTGACCCCAATGGAAAAATTATTGCTCAAAATTTGCGTGGCGAACAATTATTTTCTACATTAGAACAAATTTTCTCGTCAGTAAAAAAACACAAAAAAAAGAAGTGA
- a CDS encoding M1 family metallopeptidase, with protein MKNLFIVGLLIFNFNLLAQHYFQQKVDFDIRVTLNPSLKVLKGYEKITYYNNSPDTLYYIFFHLYPNATKSKTQTALARQMLYNKNYSLYHQQEEHLGFIDSLAFKINGMENNFSILKDSLDIGILRLNKPLAPHEHIIIETPFYVKIPIAGLTRMGYYESNFGITQWYPKPAVYDNKGWHPYPYLNDGEFYSEFGNYNVEITVPIEYTIAATGNLKDTNEQIRLNNLISLSKQYSSSEEYINALSKLSYTSQKFKTLRFIQDSIHDFAWFASPYFKVAKDSAVINDKIIYTYAFYSPENHLIWHNAAKFVSDAVQYYSNNVGIYPYKQCTAVEMPYITEGGMEYPTITSIGIYHDENSLQNVILHEVGHNWFYGILASNERNEPWIDEGINSFYESNYYPTIPYKPRNDWEILFNLLNTSKFNSFLLIDYFYFSGNARPIGLKSEYYNQIEYYFNAYHNTKTVWHFIKNYMTDSIFNRAMQSFYAQKAFQHIHSLDLKNHFSTFTNKSLNWYFNDYLYNTHRSDYKIKHITFYEDSIDISIKNKNKTAFPFSLSLYDLNNQIIKDTLLEGNVKNFSINLKFSPKHLKKIIINSNESHLSFIESNYSNNLYNHRKFLPRLKPLSIRLAGFIDKPQHYDILVYPLSGFNYIDKNMIGLVFYAPQIPYPSFQFRLMPMYSIKNKSILGSYYAEKFWSLNKTIRYIKSNILYQSYSYPNNKYQKLWQDIHFSTEIPLTFYKMLDKCNITYQLTLDYATLPFYPYSHELYFKNSLKIEKQFQIYQTQFTTSLENHSHFAKVKLNGHLFFPFKNLKKGFEADYFLGFFIFNRSNYFIYNLFLSGTIGINDYLYQDVFVDRFYESNHTFWQHQFIQNDGMFSSFIPISSNHWMTSLRTTLAFPFPPPLYLYGTMGTYYQAKNAWVGSTQFPWEIGFEFRIIKNIFAVYLPVKMSKDISEFQDFMYGDTYISRIRFMFRLSALNPFKSTQKIHTFIE; from the coding sequence GTGAAAAACTTATTTATTGTTGGACTACTTATTTTTAATTTTAACTTACTTGCACAACACTATTTTCAACAAAAGGTTGACTTTGATATTCGAGTTACATTAAACCCTTCACTCAAGGTTTTAAAAGGATACGAAAAAATAACTTACTATAATAATTCTCCTGATACACTTTATTATATTTTTTTTCATTTATACCCCAATGCTACTAAAAGTAAGACCCAAACAGCATTAGCCAGACAAATGTTATATAATAAAAATTATTCACTATATCATCAACAAGAAGAACATCTTGGCTTTATAGACAGTCTTGCATTCAAAATAAACGGGATGGAAAATAATTTTTCAATTTTAAAAGACTCACTCGACATAGGAATACTTCGCCTAAATAAACCTTTAGCACCCCACGAACATATTATAATAGAAACTCCTTTTTATGTTAAAATTCCTATTGCAGGATTAACACGTATGGGTTATTACGAATCTAACTTTGGCATTACCCAGTGGTACCCTAAACCTGCCGTATACGATAATAAAGGTTGGCACCCTTATCCTTATTTAAATGACGGTGAATTTTATAGCGAATTCGGGAACTATAACGTTGAGATTACTGTTCCTATTGAATATACCATTGCAGCGACAGGTAATTTAAAAGACACAAACGAACAAATACGATTAAATAATTTAATTTCATTATCTAAACAATATTCGAGCAGTGAAGAATATATTAATGCTCTTTCAAAACTATCTTATACATCGCAAAAGTTTAAAACTCTTCGTTTTATACAAGATAGTATTCATGATTTTGCTTGGTTTGCCAGTCCTTATTTTAAAGTTGCTAAAGACTCAGCTGTTATTAACGATAAAATTATTTATACTTACGCTTTTTATAGTCCTGAAAATCATTTAATATGGCATAATGCTGCAAAATTTGTAAGCGATGCTGTTCAATATTACTCAAATAACGTAGGAATTTATCCCTACAAGCAATGCACAGCAGTAGAGATGCCATATATTACCGAAGGTGGTATGGAATACCCTACCATTACATCGATTGGTATTTACCATGACGAAAACAGCTTACAGAATGTAATATTGCACGAAGTTGGACATAACTGGTTTTATGGAATTTTAGCAAGTAATGAACGCAATGAACCTTGGATAGACGAAGGCATAAATAGTTTTTACGAATCTAACTATTACCCAACCATCCCATACAAGCCAAGAAATGATTGGGAAATACTCTTTAATTTACTAAACACTTCTAAATTTAATTCATTTTTATTAATAGATTATTTTTATTTTTCTGGAAATGCAAGACCGATAGGATTAAAGTCAGAATATTACAACCAAATAGAATATTATTTTAATGCTTATCATAATACAAAAACCGTCTGGCACTTCATAAAAAACTATATGACGGATAGCATATTTAACAGAGCTATGCAAAGTTTTTATGCACAAAAAGCTTTTCAACATATACATTCACTCGATCTTAAAAATCATTTCAGTACATTTACAAACAAATCGCTCAACTGGTATTTTAATGATTATTTGTATAATACTCATCGAAGCGATTATAAAATAAAACATATTACCTTCTATGAAGATTCTATAGACATAAGTATAAAAAACAAAAATAAAACGGCCTTTCCATTTAGCCTTAGCCTTTATGATTTGAACAATCAAATCATTAAAGACACTCTATTAGAGGGAAATGTAAAAAATTTCAGCATTAACCTTAAATTTTCTCCCAAACATTTAAAAAAAATCATTATTAATTCTAATGAAAGCCATTTATCTTTTATTGAAAGCAATTATAGTAATAATTTATATAATCATCGAAAATTTTTACCACGACTCAAACCATTATCGATTCGACTAGCTGGATTTATTGATAAACCTCAACACTATGATATTTTAGTTTATCCCCTTAGTGGATTTAATTATATTGACAAAAACATGATTGGACTTGTCTTTTATGCTCCACAAATACCTTATCCGTCATTCCAATTCAGACTAATGCCAATGTACAGTATAAAAAACAAAAGCATACTGGGATCGTACTATGCTGAAAAATTTTGGAGCTTAAATAAAACCATACGCTACATTAAAAGTAATATTTTATATCAATCATATTCATATCCTAACAATAAATATCAAAAACTCTGGCAAGACATACATTTTTCGACCGAAATTCCTTTAACTTTTTATAAAATGCTTGATAAGTGTAATATTACTTATCAATTAACCCTCGATTATGCGACCTTACCTTTTTATCCATATAGCCATGAATTATATTTCAAAAACAGTTTAAAAATTGAAAAACAATTTCAAATATATCAAACCCAATTTACAACAAGTTTAGAAAATCATTCCCATTTTGCAAAAGTAAAATTAAACGGTCACTTGTTTTTTCCATTTAAAAACCTTAAAAAAGGATTTGAAGCTGACTATTTTTTAGGATTCTTTATTTTTAATCGCAGTAATTATTTTATATATAATTTATTTTTATCGGGTACAATTGGCATCAACGATTATTTATACCAAGATGTTTTTGTAGATAGGTTTTACGAATCAAATCACACTTTTTGGCAACATCAATTTATTCAAAACGATGGAATGTTTAGTTCATTTATTCCAATAAGTTCGAATCATTGGATGACCAGTTTACGAACCACCCTTGCATTCCCTTTTCCGCCTCCTCTTTACCTATATGGAACCATGGGTACTTACTATCAAGCCAAAAATGCTTGGGTAGGTTCAACACAATTTCCTTGGGAAATAGGTTTTGAATTTAGAATTATTAAAAATATATTTGCAGTCTATTTACCAGTAAAAATGTCTAAAGATATCTCCGAATTTCAAGATTTTATGTATGGTGATACTTACATAAGTCGAATTAGATTTATGTTTCGCCTATCGGCCTTAAATCCATTTAAATCAACTCAAAAAATACATACGTTTATTGAATAG
- a CDS encoding UDP-2,3-diacylglucosamine diphosphatase: MNRSTKIYFVSDAHLGFPNAAESLKREKLLVQWLDEVSQDASEIYLLGDIFDFWFEYKRVVPKGYTRFLGKISQLTDQGIKVHFFTGNHDLWVFDYLPNEIGVEVHRDREIRIIEGKKFFIAHGDGLGPSDIGFKYLKKIFKNRFAQWLFARIHPNFAVRMAVRWSQHNRYHENPKNFNFLGEDKERLIQYAKRKIENEHYDFFIFGHRHLPIEFMLNKNTKFVNLGDWLFHFTYAIFDGNNVTLHQYLKKSDNGTHL, encoded by the coding sequence TTGAATAGATCGACTAAAATATATTTTGTGAGCGATGCTCACTTAGGTTTTCCAAACGCTGCCGAAAGCTTAAAGCGTGAAAAACTTCTTGTACAGTGGCTTGACGAAGTTTCGCAAGATGCCTCAGAAATTTATTTATTAGGCGATATTTTTGATTTTTGGTTCGAATACAAGCGAGTTGTTCCTAAAGGTTATACTCGTTTTTTGGGTAAAATATCACAATTAACCGATCAAGGCATAAAAGTTCATTTCTTCACTGGCAATCACGATCTTTGGGTGTTCGATTATTTGCCCAATGAAATTGGGGTAGAGGTTCATCGCGATAGAGAAATACGAATTATTGAGGGGAAAAAATTCTTTATCGCTCATGGTGATGGTTTAGGTCCTTCTGACATAGGATTTAAATATTTAAAAAAAATTTTTAAAAACCGTTTTGCCCAATGGTTATTTGCGCGTATCCACCCTAACTTTGCTGTAAGAATGGCTGTTCGATGGTCGCAACATAACCGATACCACGAAAATCCTAAAAATTTTAACTTTTTAGGCGAAGATAAAGAAAGACTGATTCAATATGCTAAACGCAAAATTGAAAATGAACACTATGATTTCTTTATTTTTGGACATAGGCATTTGCCCATTGAATTTATGCTTAATAAAAATACAAAATTTGTCAATTTAGGCGATTGGTTATTTCATTTTACTTATGCAATTTTTGATGGAAATAATGTAACTTTACATCAATATTTAAAAAAATCCGATAATGGAACACACCTATAA
- a CDS encoding GNAT family N-acetyltransferase translates to MEHTYKYIIVKTFGNKSSEFLKCLLIRRKVFIEEQCISEDIEVDDHDEHSYHYLLLINESNEKQIPIATGRWRITEKGIKLERFAVLKEYRNQGYGKHILDNILSDTIPFNKPIYLHSQETATNFYLKNGFTIEGESFLEANIKHYKMVYKSK, encoded by the coding sequence ATGGAACACACCTATAAATATATTATTGTAAAAACTTTTGGCAATAAAAGCAGTGAGTTTTTAAAATGCTTGCTTATACGTAGAAAAGTATTTATTGAAGAGCAATGTATAAGCGAAGATATTGAAGTTGATGACCACGATGAACATTCGTATCATTATCTACTTTTAATTAATGAATCAAACGAGAAACAAATACCCATAGCAACAGGACGTTGGCGTATTACAGAAAAAGGCATCAAATTAGAACGTTTTGCCGTTTTGAAAGAATATCGCAATCAAGGATACGGAAAGCATATTTTAGATAATATTTTAAGCGATACGATTCCATTTAACAAACCTATTTATCTACATTCACAAGAAACAGCAACAAACTTTTACTTAAAAAACGGGTTTACAATAGAGGGTGAGTCATTTTTAGAAGCTAATATTAAACATTATAAAATGGTTTACAAAAGTAAATAA
- the guaA gene encoding glutamine-hydrolyzing GMP synthase: MHNEKVIIFDSGSQYTQLIARNIRELNVYCEIVPFNKKINLEAEIKGIIFSGSPFSVRDANHPELPVEEYIGKVPILGICYGAQYLAQYYGGVVNASAHREYGRAHIIDLNKQNPLFKGIDEGSQVWMSHADSVITLPQGFEIIAKTKDIPVAAFADLNRKTFAIQFHPEVYHSVQGKELLKNFVIDICGCSANWTPAAYIETTIADIRNTVKNDKVILAISGGVDSSVAALLLNKAIGKQLTCIFVNNGLLRKNEYEQVLDTYKSLDLNVIGVDASDEFLTNLAHVSEPEKKRKIIGKTFIDVFEREAKKIEGVRWLAQGTIYPDVIESVSVNGPSATIKSHHNVGGLPEKLNLKIIEPLKFLFKDEVRRVGAELHLPENILKRHPFPGPGLAIRILGDITKDKVRLLQEVDDVYISMLKEKGLYDSIWQAGAILLPIHSVGVMGDERTYDQVVALRAVHSTDGMTADWVHLPYEFLAEVSNKIINNVRGINRVVYDISSKPPATIEWE, translated from the coding sequence ATGCACAACGAAAAGGTTATTATTTTCGATTCGGGTTCACAATATACCCAACTTATAGCACGTAATATAAGAGAATTAAATGTTTATTGCGAAATAGTTCCTTTTAATAAAAAAATCAATTTAGAAGCCGAAATTAAAGGAATTATTTTTTCGGGTAGTCCATTTTCGGTAAGAGATGCAAATCATCCCGAATTACCTGTGGAAGAATATATTGGCAAAGTACCTATTTTGGGTATTTGTTATGGTGCCCAATATTTGGCACAATATTATGGCGGTGTTGTTAATGCTTCGGCTCATAGAGAATATGGTCGTGCTCACATCATTGATCTTAATAAGCAAAATCCACTTTTTAAAGGAATTGACGAAGGTTCACAAGTTTGGATGTCGCATGCCGATAGTGTAATTACTCTTCCTCAAGGCTTCGAGATTATTGCAAAAACCAAAGATATACCCGTTGCAGCTTTTGCCGATTTAAATAGAAAAACATTTGCTATACAATTTCATCCTGAAGTATATCATAGCGTACAAGGCAAGGAATTGCTCAAAAACTTTGTGATTGACATTTGCGGATGCTCTGCTAACTGGACTCCTGCTGCATACATCGAGACTACTATTGCCGATATTCGAAATACAGTAAAAAATGATAAAGTGATACTTGCTATATCGGGTGGGGTCGATTCTTCGGTTGCTGCACTCTTGCTCAACAAGGCTATAGGCAAACAACTTACTTGTATTTTTGTTAATAATGGATTGCTTCGAAAAAATGAGTACGAGCAAGTACTCGATACCTATAAAAGCCTTGATTTGAATGTAATAGGTGTTGATGCTTCAGACGAATTTTTAACCAATCTTGCTCATGTTTCAGAACCTGAAAAAAAACGTAAAATTATAGGTAAAACGTTCATTGATGTTTTTGAACGCGAAGCTAAAAAAATAGAGGGCGTTCGTTGGCTAGCTCAAGGCACTATTTACCCCGATGTAATCGAATCGGTTTCGGTAAATGGACCTTCGGCTACCATAAAATCGCACCATAATGTTGGAGGACTGCCTGAAAAACTAAATCTGAAAATTATTGAGCCGCTCAAATTTTTATTTAAAGACGAGGTTAGAAGAGTAGGAGCAGAGCTTCATTTACCCGAAAATATTCTTAAACGACATCCATTTCCTGGACCTGGGTTAGCCATTAGAATATTGGGCGATATTACCAAAGATAAAGTTCGTTTGCTCCAAGAAGTGGACGATGTTTATATTTCTATGTTAAAAGAAAAAGGCTTGTATGATAGCATTTGGCAAGCGGGTGCCATCCTTTTGCCTATTCACTCTGTTGGTGTTATGGGCGATGAGCGTACCTACGATCAAGTAGTTGCCTTGCGTGCTGTTCATAGTACCGATGGCATGACAGCCGATTGGGTACACTTACCTTATGAATTTTTAGCCGAAGTATCAAATAAAATTATTAATAATGTTAGAGGTATAAATAGAGTGGTTTACGATATTAGCTCAAAACCACCTGCTACCATTGAATGGGAATAG
- a CDS encoding tyrosine-protein phosphatase, with protein sequence MKLIFSIFFLLITFTITIAQNRNAAWAQKVNANSFTNLFKINDSLYRSEQPDSLDIDFLKQMGIKSILNFRKFHNDIDFLRSQDFNLYEIEMNAYCIKDKDVIAALKILKIAPKPLLFHCKHGSDRTGLIAAMYRIIFQGWTKEQALEELKQGNYGFHHIFINIPSYIRNVDVESIIKQID encoded by the coding sequence ATGAAACTAATTTTTTCTATTTTCTTTTTATTGATAACTTTTACAATTACCATTGCACAAAATAGAAATGCTGCTTGGGCCCAAAAAGTAAATGCTAATTCTTTTACAAATCTTTTTAAAATAAACGATAGTTTATATAGAAGTGAGCAGCCTGATAGTTTAGATATTGATTTTTTAAAGCAAATGGGCATAAAGTCTATTTTAAATTTTCGAAAATTTCATAACGATATAGATTTTCTTCGTTCACAAGACTTTAATTTATATGAAATAGAAATGAATGCATATTGCATAAAAGACAAGGATGTTATTGCAGCATTGAAAATCTTAAAAATAGCTCCTAAACCGTTGCTTTTTCATTGTAAGCATGGAAGCGATAGGACAGGCTTAATTGCTGCCATGTATCGAATAATTTTTCAAGGATGGACAAAAGAACAAGCATTAGAAGAATTGAAACAAGGTAATTATGGTTTTCATCATATATTTATTAACATTCCCTCTTATATCAGAAATGTTGATGTAGAAAGTATAATAAAACAAATAGACTAA
- a CDS encoding UbiA family prenyltransferase: protein MLNKIRTYFSLIKFSHTIFAMPFALIGAVLGYKYGHYNQVPWVLFVWVILCMFFARSAAMSFNRYADAAIDALNPRTKNREIPKGIYKPKQVLMFTILNALLFIVCTYFVNSLVFYLSPVALIIILGYSYAKRFTYLSHIWLGVALALAPLGAFMVFSASFSWIPIPFSLIVIFWVSGFDVIYATQDAEFDKKHGLNSIPSIWGIKKALNIALSLHLLAIIAVLFTGFLFEWHFVYWIGVIVFSLMLLLEQVIVRKNFNKKTVNMAFATINSYAGLCYGIAVITDILI, encoded by the coding sequence ATGCTAAATAAGATACGTACTTATTTTTCGCTCATTAAATTTTCGCATACCATATTTGCAATGCCTTTTGCTTTAATTGGAGCAGTATTGGGCTATAAATATGGTCATTACAACCAAGTGCCTTGGGTATTGTTTGTATGGGTAATACTATGTATGTTTTTTGCACGTAGTGCAGCTATGAGCTTCAACCGCTATGCCGATGCTGCTATAGATGCACTTAATCCTCGCACTAAAAATAGAGAAATACCTAAAGGTATTTACAAACCTAAACAGGTTTTGATGTTTACCATTTTAAATGCACTTTTGTTTATTGTATGTACTTATTTTGTTAATTCTTTAGTGTTTTATCTATCGCCTGTTGCTTTAATAATAATATTAGGTTATAGTTATGCCAAACGTTTTACATATTTATCGCATATATGGTTGGGCGTTGCCTTGGCATTGGCTCCGCTTGGAGCGTTTATGGTATTTTCGGCTTCGTTTTCGTGGATTCCTATTCCTTTTTCGTTAATTGTTATTTTTTGGGTGAGTGGTTTCGATGTGATTTATGCTACACAAGATGCCGAGTTTGATAAAAAGCATGGGTTAAATTCTATACCATCGATTTGGGGGATTAAAAAGGCTTTAAATATTGCTTTAAGCCTGCATTTATTGGCTATTATTGCTGTTTTGTTCACGGGATTTCTGTTTGAATGGCACTTTGTTTATTGGATAGGGGTTATTGTTTTTTCGCTGATGCTTCTTTTGGAACAGGTTATTGTACGAAAAAATTTTAATAAAAAAACAGTAAATATGGCTTTTGCTACTATAAATAGCTACGCCGGTTTATGTTATGGAATAGCTGTTATTACAGATATTTTAATTTAA
- a CDS encoding O-acetyl-ADP-ribose deacetylase, with amino-acid sequence MLQTKFGNTEIYLLKADITTLAVDAIVNAANTTLLGGGGVDGAIHRAAGKELLEECRTLNGCPTGEAKITKGYKLPAKYVIHTVGPIWNNGKNNEDKLLASCYIQSLKVAKENNIKTMAFPNISTGVYRFPKDRAGIIAIHTCREILEKDSFLEKLYFVVFDEENWNIYTKLLR; translated from the coding sequence ATGTTGCAGACTAAGTTTGGAAATACCGAAATCTATCTTTTAAAAGCAGATATTACTACTTTAGCAGTTGATGCTATTGTTAACGCTGCGAATACTACCTTGCTTGGAGGTGGTGGAGTAGATGGTGCTATTCACAGAGCTGCCGGTAAGGAATTGCTCGAAGAATGCCGAACCTTAAATGGTTGTCCAACTGGTGAGGCTAAAATAACTAAAGGTTACAAATTGCCAGCTAAGTATGTTATTCATACGGTTGGACCAATTTGGAATAATGGAAAAAATAATGAAGATAAACTATTGGCTTCTTGTTACATACAGTCGTTAAAAGTAGCTAAAGAAAATAATATAAAAACGATGGCATTCCCTAATATAAGTACAGGGGTGTATCGCTTTCCTAAAGATAGAGCCGGTATTATAGCCATACATACTTGTAGAGAAATACTTGAAAAAGATTCGTTTCTTGAAAAACTTTATTTTGTAGTTTTTGACGAAGAAAATTGGAATATTTATACCAAATTATTGCGTTAA
- a CDS encoding DNA-3-methyladenine glycosylase: MAGQRRQNRVLTLDFFKADALQLAPMLLGKYLVRKHEGNIVRLVINEVEAYYGEEDLACHASKGRTPRTEVMYLEGGHIYIYLIYGMYFMLNIVTGKKDHPQAILIRGTQEISGPGRLTKYLQIDKTLNAKLLIPDNGLWLEESGIKLNYKTTPRIGVAYAKEWALKPWRYVAD; this comes from the coding sequence ATGGCAGGACAAAGAAGACAAAATAGAGTATTAACATTAGATTTTTTTAAGGCAGATGCCTTACAATTAGCTCCCATGTTGCTTGGTAAGTATTTAGTGCGAAAACACGAAGGCAACATTGTCCGTTTAGTTATTAATGAAGTCGAAGCTTATTATGGTGAAGAAGATCTTGCCTGTCATGCAAGCAAGGGACGAACACCCAGAACAGAAGTTATGTATTTAGAGGGTGGACATATTTACATTTACTTAATATACGGTATGTATTTTATGCTTAATATTGTAACGGGAAAAAAAGACCACCCACAAGCAATTTTGATACGAGGAACACAAGAAATATCAGGACCGGGAAGACTTACTAAATATCTTCAAATAGATAAAACACTCAATGCAAAATTACTTATTCCCGACAATGGTTTGTGGCTTGAAGAGAGTGGTATAAAATTGAATTACAAAACAACTCCACGAATTGGCGTTGCTTACGCTAAAGAGTGGGCATTAAAACCTTGGCGTTATGTTGCAGACTAA
- a CDS encoding nucleoside deaminase: MCEKHNEFMSEAIRLSSENVDKGGGPFGAVIVKDGKIIAKAANSVTLTNDPTAHAEVNAIRLAAKELGTFDLSGCEIYTSCEPCPMCLGAIYWAHLDKVYFANTKDDARAIDFDDAFIYEEIQRPMKERHTPFIQMMREEALEAFKKWQDKEDKIEY; encoded by the coding sequence ATGTGCGAAAAACACAATGAATTTATGAGCGAAGCGATTCGCTTATCGTCCGAAAATGTTGATAAAGGTGGAGGTCCTTTTGGTGCAGTTATTGTTAAAGATGGCAAAATTATTGCTAAAGCGGCTAATAGCGTAACTTTAACTAACGATCCAACTGCTCATGCCGAAGTTAATGCCATTCGTCTGGCTGCTAAAGAATTAGGAACTTTCGATTTATCGGGATGCGAAATTTACACTTCGTGTGAGCCTTGTCCTATGTGCCTTGGAGCGATATATTGGGCACATCTTGATAAAGTTTATTTTGCCAATACCAAAGATGATGCTAGAGCTATCGACTTTGACGACGCTTTTATTTACGAAGAAATTCAGCGCCCAATGAAAGAACGTCATACGCCATTTATTCAAATGATGAGAGAAGAAGCACTAGAAGCATTTAAAAAATGGCAGGACAAAGAAGACAAAATAGAGTATTAA